A stretch of Christensenellaceae bacterium DNA encodes these proteins:
- the int_1 gene encoding integrase — protein sequence MASTRRKDKSRVVLRVGELQRKDGTYQYSWTDKNKKRRYVYSKSLDNLREKEAQIAKDISDGIKAEARYTTIDELYALWKDLKRGLKNNTFENYKYMYETFVRQQIGSKRIAMLKKSDIKRFYNYLADERGLKASTIDSIHTVLHQILDMAVDDDYIRNNPSNNVLKELKQSHIFKTEKRRGLTRPEQELFLSYLRDTPKYQNWYSVFAVMTGTGLRVGELTGLRWCDIDLEEGIIDVNHTLVYYDHRTSEGKRGCYFNVNTPKTEAGNRQVPMLDFVKEAFKMEKERQEMLDLHCEATVDGYTDFIFINRFGQPQHQSTLNKAIRRIIRDCNDEQFLKDENPYVLLPHFSCHSLRHTFTTRMCEAGVNVKVIQDTLGHKDISTTLNIYTDVTKELKRSEFEGLDFYFKTV from the coding sequence ATGGCAAGCACAAGGAGAAAAGACAAATCAAGAGTGGTACTTCGTGTCGGCGAACTTCAGAGAAAAGACGGTACATACCAGTATTCTTGGACGGATAAGAATAAGAAACGCCGATATGTGTATTCCAAGTCTCTTGATAATCTGCGGGAAAAGGAGGCGCAGATAGCAAAGGACATCAGCGATGGGATTAAGGCGGAAGCCCGGTATACGACTATTGATGAGCTGTACGCTTTATGGAAAGACCTGAAACGGGGGCTGAAAAATAATACCTTTGAAAACTATAAATATATGTATGAAACTTTTGTCCGCCAGCAAATAGGGAGTAAGCGAATTGCAATGCTGAAAAAATCGGATATTAAGAGGTTTTATAACTACCTTGCCGATGAAAGGGGCTTGAAAGCCTCGACGATCGACAGCATTCACACGGTACTCCATCAGATTTTGGATATGGCGGTTGACGATGACTATATCCGAAATAATCCGTCCAACAATGTTCTTAAGGAGTTAAAACAATCCCATATATTCAAAACAGAAAAGCGCAGGGGTTTGACACGACCGGAGCAAGAGCTGTTCCTTTCTTATCTGAGAGATACGCCAAAATATCAAAATTGGTATTCGGTCTTTGCGGTAATGACAGGGACAGGACTTCGAGTAGGGGAACTCACGGGACTCCGTTGGTGCGATATTGATTTAGAGGAAGGCATTATAGATGTGAATCATACTCTGGTCTATTACGACCATAGGACTTCTGAGGGTAAGAGGGGATGTTACTTCAATGTGAATACGCCAAAGACCGAAGCCGGAAACAGGCAGGTACCTATGCTTGACTTTGTAAAAGAAGCTTTCAAGATGGAAAAGGAACGACAGGAAATGCTGGATTTACATTGTGAAGCAACGGTTGACGGATACACGGACTTTATTTTTATCAACCGCTTTGGACAGCCGCAGCACCAGTCCACATTGAATAAGGCGATTCGCCGGATTATCCGTGACTGCAACGACGAACAGTTCTTGAAAGACGAAAATCCTTATGTGCTGCTTCCGCATTTTAGTTGTCATTCACTCAGGCACACATTCACGACGAGAATGTGCGAAGCGGGCGTCAATGTCAAAGTCATTCAGGATACGCTTGGACATAAGGATATTTCGACAACGCTGAACATTTATACGGATGTTACAAAGGAACTGAAGCGCTCAGAATTTGAAGGTCTTGATTTTTACTTCAAAACAGTGTAA
- a CDS encoding GntR family transcriptional regulator, with amino-acid sequence MNVNPNIDKPIFIQIAEQLEDSIFTGVFPEETQIPSTNEIAALLSINPHTVLKGMNVLVDEEIIYKKRGLGMFVKEGAVEKIRQKRQSQFYEQYVEALISEAMKLQMSKEDIISLIERGYDNERHSN; translated from the coding sequence TTGAATGTAAATCCAAATATAGATAAACCCATCTTCATTCAGATTGCGGAGCAGCTTGAAGATTCTATATTTACGGGGGTATTTCCTGAAGAAACACAAATCCCATCTACAAATGAAATCGCTGCGCTGCTCAGTATCAATCCGCACACTGTCCTGAAAGGAATGAATGTGTTGGTTGATGAGGAAATCATCTACAAGAAAAGAGGTCTTGGTATGTTTGTAAAAGAAGGAGCGGTGGAAAAAATACGGCAAAAGAGGCAAAGTCAATTTTACGAGCAGTATGTAGAGGCTTTAATCAGCGAAGCGATGAAATTGCAAATGTCCAAAGAAGATATAATTTCTCTGATAGAAAGGGGCTATGATAATGAACGCCATTCAAATTAA
- a CDS encoding tRNA-dihydrouridine synthase: protein MRLFFWKDIMRPKVYLAPMAGVTDAAMREVCIRCGAQMTFTEMVSAKGIAYKNTHTNELLELSGLEQRAIVQLFGKEPEVIADTAKQVQSKLEERLFGIDVNMGCPAPKIVKNGEGSALMKDPVLAGKIISALKKAVSVPVSVKFRSGFSEKDRNAAAFARMAEDAGADTLTVHGRTREQYYSGKADWDMIRQVKEAVKIPVIGNGDIFCAQDAADMLAYTGCDAVMVARGARGNPFLFTQIRELLENGKISTVPTEQERVDTCLLQARIAVQNKGEALALRQMRTHAADYIKGIRGAARIRERLVRVATYAQLEELLLHELKK, encoded by the coding sequence ATGCGCCTGTTTTTTTGGAAGGATATTATGAGGCCGAAAGTTTACCTTGCCCCTATGGCGGGGGTAACGGACGCCGCCATGCGCGAAGTATGCATACGCTGCGGCGCGCAGATGACGTTTACGGAAATGGTGAGTGCAAAAGGCATCGCCTATAAAAATACGCATACCAACGAGCTTCTTGAATTGAGCGGACTCGAGCAGCGCGCGATCGTCCAGCTTTTCGGCAAGGAGCCGGAGGTGATTGCGGACACCGCGAAGCAGGTGCAAAGCAAGCTGGAAGAGCGCCTTTTCGGTATTGATGTGAATATGGGGTGCCCCGCGCCCAAAATCGTCAAAAACGGCGAGGGCAGCGCGCTGATGAAAGACCCCGTATTAGCGGGAAAGATTATTTCGGCGCTGAAAAAAGCGGTAAGCGTTCCCGTAAGCGTCAAGTTCCGCTCCGGATTTTCGGAAAAAGACCGCAATGCGGCAGCGTTCGCAAGGATGGCAGAAGACGCGGGAGCGGATACCCTTACTGTGCACGGCCGAACGCGCGAGCAATACTATAGCGGCAAGGCGGACTGGGATATGATTCGCCAGGTTAAGGAGGCGGTAAAGATTCCCGTGATCGGCAATGGCGATATTTTTTGCGCGCAGGACGCGGCGGATATGTTGGCGTATACCGGCTGCGACGCCGTGATGGTGGCGCGCGGCGCGCGCGGGAATCCTTTCCTGTTTACACAGATACGCGAACTTTTGGAAAATGGCAAGATAAGCACCGTACCTACGGAGCAGGAGCGCGTCGATACGTGCCTGCTGCAGGCGCGCATTGCCGTTCAAAACAAAGGCGAGGCGTTGGCCCTCAGACAAATGCGTACGCATGCCGCGGATTATATCAAGGGAATACGCGGCGCGGCAAGGATCAGGGAGCGACTTGTGCGGGTCGCGACATACGCGCAGCTTGAGGAATTGCTGCTGCATGAATTAAAAAAGTAG
- a CDS encoding ABC transporter ATP-binding protein: MKFVIEHLSKSFEKKEVLRDIDFTFDEGKIYGLLGRNGAGKTTLFNCLNRDLKADNGNFYIEEENGVRREVAAEDIGYVLSTPTVPEFLTGREFLKFFMDINEKSIKNPKSIDEYFDYMSIEPEDRDKLLKDYSHGMKNKMQMLINIIAQPNILLLDEPLTSLDVVVAEEMKQLLRSLKQDRITIFSTHIMDLALDLCDEIVLLHHGELEVVEKTDLDSKEFKDKIIAALREEENE, from the coding sequence ATGAAATTTGTTATTGAACATTTATCAAAGAGCTTCGAGAAAAAGGAAGTTTTAAGAGATATTGATTTTACCTTCGACGAAGGGAAAATTTACGGGCTGCTCGGCAGAAACGGAGCGGGTAAAACAACGCTGTTTAACTGCCTGAATAGGGATCTGAAGGCAGACAATGGGAATTTCTATATAGAAGAGGAAAACGGCGTCCGCCGTGAGGTAGCCGCAGAGGATATTGGATATGTACTCTCTACTCCTACTGTGCCGGAGTTTCTTACAGGCAGGGAGTTTTTGAAGTTCTTTATGGACATCAACGAGAAGTCTATTAAAAATCCGAAAAGCATTGACGAGTATTTTGACTATATGAGTATTGAGCCGGAGGACAGGGATAAGCTGCTCAAGGACTACTCCCACGGTATGAAAAATAAAATGCAAATGCTCATCAATATCATCGCCCAGCCGAATATCCTGCTGCTGGACGAGCCTTTAACATCCCTTGATGTCGTGGTGGCAGAAGAAATGAAACAACTTCTCCGTTCACTGAAGCAAGACCGCATTACCATTTTCTCCACCCATATTATGGATTTGGCGCTGGACCTCTGCGACGAGATTGTACTGCTCCATCACGGTGAGCTGGAGGTTGTAGAAAAAACAGATTTGGACAGCAAGGAGTTTAAGGATAAAATTATTGCGGCACTCAGGGAGGAAGAAAATGAATAA
- a CDS encoding flavodoxin: MKTLIIYGSQYGTTKRYAEKFAEMTHFPVVGYDNINGLTEYDRVVYFGGLYAGGVKGLKNTVKKLSPNVKLVIVTVGLADVCDEENIRNIRSSIRKQVPEHLLNMSAVFHLRGGIDYQKLSFKHRTMMTLLYNKAKKLPEDRKTAEVKAMIETFNSKVDFVDFHSLRHIVENI, from the coding sequence ATGAAAACTTTAATCATATATGGCAGCCAGTACGGAACGACAAAACGATATGCGGAAAAGTTTGCAGAAATGACACATTTTCCGGTTGTCGGCTATGATAATATAAACGGATTGACAGAATATGACAGAGTCGTCTATTTTGGCGGATTATACGCAGGCGGTGTTAAAGGTCTAAAGAATACCGTTAAGAAATTATCTCCAAATGTAAAGCTGGTTATCGTGACAGTCGGATTAGCAGATGTATGTGATGAAGAAAATATAAGGAATATCAGAAGCTCTATAAGAAAACAAGTGCCGGAACATCTACTGAATATGTCAGCTGTCTTTCATTTAAGAGGTGGAATTGATTATCAAAAGCTGTCTTTTAAGCATAGAACAATGATGACTCTTTTATATAATAAAGCAAAAAAATTGCCGGAAGATAGGAAAACCGCTGAGGTGAAGGCAATGATAGAAACCTTCAACTCAAAAGTAGACTTTGTTGACTTTCATTCCTTAAGACATATAGTAGAAAATATTTAA
- a CDS encoding ATP-dependent DNA helicase RecG produces the protein MKYSLEELCTKKEDQVFDRKSARKDAKGLSNHIVAFANADGGTLVIGVEDNGDVTGIDAYTNNVNDILRVPFDYCNPSVRVTTETVACKDKDGKPNHILIMTIPQSSELHANQQDEVYYRMGDKSKKLNFDERLQLMYAKGSRYFEDEPVFRSTLDDIDMDFVNEYCKKIGYTKSAEEYIRQNKDYIVRHDGREEMSGAALLLFGKEPQRFFPRARVRFIRYDGTEAKVGTEMNVVKDKMFEGKILDMVRQSLDFVGDQIKERTRLGNDGRFHTTPEYPEFVWKEIIINAIAHRDYSIKGTDIQIKMFDDHITVESPGTLPGIVRLSNIRTVHFSRNPKIARFLQEYDYVKEFGEGVDRMFKEMSDAGLPAPEYNDNAFMLNATIRNGKASGELNGELNNDNGEINGELNPALLYLNKSELAVYHLIEKAPQNSRQEIADQLNISTRTVDRAIKVLIQKGLIVRKGSKKTGHWSTIK, from the coding sequence ATGAAATATTCGCTTGAAGAATTATGTACGAAAAAGGAAGATCAAGTCTTTGACCGCAAAAGCGCAAGAAAAGACGCTAAGGGATTATCCAATCATATCGTAGCCTTCGCCAACGCAGATGGTGGTACGCTTGTGATCGGTGTTGAGGACAACGGTGATGTAACTGGAATCGACGCATATACCAACAATGTCAATGATATTCTTCGTGTTCCCTTTGATTACTGCAATCCATCGGTAAGAGTAACAACCGAAACTGTTGCGTGTAAGGATAAGGACGGTAAGCCAAACCATATTCTGATTATGACAATTCCTCAAAGTTCCGAACTTCACGCCAATCAGCAGGACGAGGTTTATTACCGAATGGGAGACAAATCAAAGAAGCTGAACTTTGATGAACGCTTGCAGCTTATGTATGCCAAAGGCTCCCGCTATTTTGAAGATGAGCCTGTGTTCCGGTCTACATTAGATGATATTGATATGGATTTTGTCAATGAATACTGTAAGAAAATCGGTTATACGAAATCCGCCGAGGAATACATCAGGCAAAATAAGGATTACATTGTCCGGCACGATGGTAGAGAAGAAATGAGCGGAGCTGCGCTTCTTCTTTTCGGGAAAGAGCCGCAGCGTTTCTTTCCGAGGGCAAGAGTGCGCTTTATCCGCTATGACGGAACTGAGGCAAAGGTCGGTACAGAAATGAATGTAGTCAAGGATAAGATGTTCGAGGGAAAAATTCTTGATATGGTGCGGCAGTCTCTTGATTTTGTAGGAGATCAGATCAAGGAGCGCACTCGGCTCGGAAACGATGGCAGATTTCACACGACGCCGGAATACCCTGAGTTCGTTTGGAAAGAGATCATCATCAACGCCATCGCTCATCGTGATTACAGCATTAAAGGAACGGATATTCAGATAAAAATGTTTGACGATCATATTACCGTAGAGAGTCCCGGCACTCTCCCCGGCATTGTTCGTTTGAGCAATATTCGCACCGTTCATTTTTCAAGGAATCCAAAAATCGCCCGTTTCCTGCAAGAGTATGATTATGTGAAAGAGTTTGGCGAAGGCGTTGACCGTATGTTTAAGGAAATGTCTGACGCCGGACTTCCCGCACCGGAATATAATGATAACGCTTTTATGCTCAATGCGACAATACGGAATGGCAAAGCAAGCGGCGAATTAAACGGCGAATTAAACAATGACAATGGCGAAATAAATGGCGAATTAAATCCAGCTCTGCTTTATCTGAACAAAAGCGAGTTAGCGGTTTATCATCTCATTGAAAAGGCTCCGCAAAATTCTCGTCAAGAAATTGCCGACCAACTCAACATATCTACGAGAACAGTAGATAGAGCTATTAAAGTTCTTATCCAAAAAGGTCTAATTGTTCGTAAAGGTTCCAAGAAAACCGGACATTGGAGTACTATAAAGTAA
- the smpB gene encoding SsrA-binding protein, with protein MSGEKLLAQNKKAWHDYFIDDKYEAGIELVGTEVKSCRMAKVNLRDSYVQVKNGEAFVNNMHISPYEKGNIFNRDPLRARKLLLHKREIMKLLGLTSQKGLTLIPLKMYLKAGKVKLEIGVCRGKHLYDKRHDLKEKAIKRDMERRV; from the coding sequence ATGAGCGGGGAAAAGCTGCTCGCGCAAAACAAGAAAGCGTGGCACGATTATTTCATAGACGATAAATACGAAGCGGGCATTGAGCTTGTAGGCACGGAGGTCAAATCGTGCCGTATGGCGAAGGTGAACCTGCGGGATTCGTATGTGCAGGTAAAAAACGGCGAAGCGTTTGTAAATAATATGCACATCAGCCCATATGAGAAAGGGAATATTTTCAACCGCGATCCACTTAGGGCGCGCAAGCTGCTGCTCCATAAGCGCGAAATCATGAAGCTTTTGGGGCTCACATCCCAGAAAGGGCTGACGCTCATTCCACTGAAAATGTATCTGAAAGCGGGTAAGGTCAAGCTGGAGATCGGCGTATGCCGTGGCAAACATCTTTATGATAAACGGCACGATCTTAAGGAAAAAGCGATTAAGAGGGATATGGAAAGAAGGGTGTAA
- the SinR gene encoding transcriptional regulator, translating to MSEIAKTIGQRVRNYRIEKGLSQEKLAELSGCHPTYIGQVERGEKNATLESIEKIASAMNVSLARLFEKIGEDSADSYPMKCYELVAAKSKSEQEHLYKMLVEMDKYKNQ from the coding sequence ATGAGTGAAATTGCAAAAACAATCGGGCAGCGTGTCCGCAATTATAGAATCGAAAAGGGATTAAGCCAAGAGAAGCTCGCCGAACTGTCCGGCTGCCACCCTACTTATATCGGGCAAGTTGAACGAGGGGAAAAGAACGCTACTCTTGAAAGTATCGAAAAGATCGCTTCAGCTATGAATGTCTCGCTTGCTCGGCTTTTTGAAAAAATAGGTGAAGATAGCGCCGACAGCTATCCTATGAAATGCTACGAGCTGGTCGCAGCAAAAAGTAAATCCGAGCAGGAACATCTATATAAGATGTTAGTTGAAATGGATAAATATAAAAATCAATAA
- a CDS encoding transcriptional regulator, whose protein sequence is MAFDYKKEYKEFYMPKNKPGIIEIPKMNYIAVRGKGNPNEENGEYKNSIGLLYGIAFTIKMSYKGTHKIEGFFEYVVPPLEGLWWQENTQGLDYARKEDMHFISMIRLPDFVTKEDFEWAVQEATKKKKQDFSKVEFFPYDEGLCVQCMHIGSYDDEPATVDLMHDYMKASGYELDITDTRYHHEIYLSDPRKCDVSRLKTVVRHPIRKAE, encoded by the coding sequence ATGGCTTTTGATTACAAGAAAGAATACAAGGAATTTTATATGCCGAAGAACAAGCCCGGAATTATAGAGATTCCGAAAATGAACTATATCGCCGTCCGGGGAAAAGGCAATCCTAACGAGGAAAACGGAGAATACAAAAACTCAATCGGCTTGCTGTACGGCATCGCCTTTACCATAAAGATGAGCTACAAGGGTACGCATAAGATCGAGGGATTTTTTGAGTATGTAGTGCCGCCCCTCGAAGGACTTTGGTGGCAGGAAAATACGCAGGGACTTGACTATGCCAGAAAAGAAGATATGCACTTTATCTCTATGATTCGCTTGCCGGACTTTGTAACAAAGGAAGATTTTGAGTGGGCGGTTCAGGAAGCAACGAAAAAGAAAAAACAGGATTTTTCAAAAGTTGAGTTTTTCCCTTATGACGAGGGTTTGTGCGTTCAGTGTATGCACATTGGCTCTTATGATGATGAGCCTGCCACCGTTGATTTAATGCACGACTATATGAAAGCAAGTGGGTACGAACTGGATATTACGGATACAAGATACCATCACGAAATCTATCTGAGCGATCCGAGAAAATGTGATGTGAGCAGATTGAAAACGGTGGTGCGCCACCCGATCCGGAAAGCTGAGTAA
- the secG gene encoding putative protein-export membrane protein SecG, whose protein sequence is MEILSLIIKIVLVAFSVFLIVVVLLQSGAKTGVPGAIGGGAEVMWGKKKARGLDATLKRLTKFAAVGFMILSVFLCVLQKYWM, encoded by the coding sequence ATGGAGATTCTGTCTCTGATAATTAAAATAGTGTTGGTAGCTTTCTCGGTCTTTTTGATCGTAGTAGTACTGCTCCAGTCCGGCGCGAAAACAGGCGTTCCGGGGGCAATCGGCGGCGGTGCGGAAGTAATGTGGGGCAAAAAGAAAGCACGCGGCCTGGATGCGACGCTTAAGCGCCTGACCAAGTTCGCTGCAGTCGGCTTCATGATTTTGTCCGTATTTCTCTGCGTGTTGCAGAAATACTGGATGTAA
- the rnr gene encoding ribonuclease R, which produces MDIREQALEVIENKIYSTPEDLAHELDVPLETLMPVLGELEEEYRIAKTKHGKYTLASTVGLFRGQINCKQGGFAFLRTPDWMDDIFIPPSKKNGAMNGEDVLVKLAKRQEAGKSLEGAVVKIFSQLPITTVGTVVKKNSTVFVVSDDRNVDDIYIPKERSKGLKSGQKVVVSITRRALRGKSAEGKVTEVLGRAGDVGVDILSYARRFGLIAEFDKPCRQQAQELTREKQDMAGRLDLRDRVVFTIDGADAKDLDDAVSLRILDNGNYELGVHIADVSHYVRESTPLDKEALKRGTSVYMVDRVVPMLPEELSNDLCSLNAGEDKLTLSCIMELNGKGETVSHTIENTVIRSSYRLTYDGVNRILEGDAEETKNYAKIAETLRQMNALAKQLRKRRFEKGSIDFNIDEADIILNDRGMPVDVRIRNRGDAEKLIEEFMLCANITVAEQYYYMELPFLYRIHEQPDGDRMKELAVFLGNFGIRLKGFQNIHPHAIEDVLEQVEGTDEAAIVNRVTLRALKKAKYATEPISHFGLAADRYCHFTSPIRRYPDLQIHRIIKAVLDGRMDDGYIRHLNKILPEVAAQTSARERNAIEAERAATDLKMTEYMTRFVGQVFPAVVSGVTRFGIFAELANTIEGMIPLGSLKDDYYVYYEKEYCVIGQHTKKRITLGDKVMIRVVSADVAASKIEFTFA; this is translated from the coding sequence TTGGATATACGAGAACAGGCTTTAGAGGTCATAGAAAATAAAATATATAGTACACCGGAGGATTTAGCGCATGAGCTGGATGTTCCGCTGGAAACGCTTATGCCAGTGCTCGGTGAATTGGAAGAAGAATACCGGATCGCAAAAACAAAGCATGGGAAATATACGCTTGCGTCTACCGTAGGGCTTTTCCGAGGGCAGATCAATTGCAAGCAGGGCGGCTTTGCCTTTTTGCGCACGCCCGACTGGATGGACGACATCTTCATTCCGCCGTCAAAAAAGAATGGCGCGATGAACGGCGAGGATGTGCTTGTGAAGCTTGCAAAACGCCAGGAAGCAGGTAAGAGCCTTGAGGGAGCGGTAGTCAAGATATTCTCGCAGCTGCCCATCACCACAGTGGGCACGGTGGTGAAAAAAAACAGCACGGTCTTTGTGGTAAGCGACGACCGTAATGTGGATGATATATATATCCCCAAGGAAAGGTCCAAAGGACTGAAAAGCGGCCAGAAAGTAGTCGTATCGATCACGCGCCGCGCTCTGCGCGGCAAGAGCGCGGAAGGTAAGGTAACGGAAGTGTTGGGCCGCGCGGGGGATGTGGGAGTCGATATTCTTAGCTATGCGCGCAGGTTTGGCCTGATAGCGGAGTTTGATAAGCCATGCAGGCAGCAGGCGCAGGAGCTGACTCGTGAAAAGCAGGACATGGCCGGAAGACTCGACCTGCGGGATCGGGTGGTCTTTACCATCGACGGCGCAGACGCCAAGGATCTGGACGACGCGGTCTCCCTGCGGATACTTGATAATGGGAACTATGAGCTCGGGGTGCATATTGCCGACGTGAGCCATTACGTGCGGGAGTCTACGCCGCTTGACAAGGAGGCGCTAAAACGCGGCACCAGCGTATACATGGTGGATAGAGTTGTTCCTATGCTGCCGGAGGAGTTGTCCAACGACCTGTGTTCGCTGAATGCGGGCGAAGATAAGCTGACGCTTTCCTGTATCATGGAGCTAAACGGAAAAGGCGAGACGGTTTCGCATACGATTGAGAATACGGTGATCCGTTCATCCTACCGCTTGACCTACGACGGCGTGAACCGTATCCTTGAGGGGGACGCGGAGGAAACAAAGAATTACGCAAAAATCGCGGAAACGCTCAGGCAAATGAACGCGCTGGCAAAACAGTTGCGTAAACGCCGTTTCGAAAAAGGAAGCATTGACTTCAATATCGACGAGGCGGACATTATTTTAAACGACCGGGGCATGCCGGTGGATGTACGTATCCGCAACCGCGGTGACGCGGAAAAGCTGATCGAGGAATTTATGCTGTGCGCGAATATTACGGTGGCAGAGCAATATTATTATATGGAACTGCCGTTTTTATACCGTATCCATGAGCAGCCGGACGGCGACAGGATGAAAGAGCTTGCGGTGTTCCTCGGCAATTTTGGTATCAGGCTCAAAGGTTTTCAAAATATCCATCCGCACGCCATCGAGGATGTGCTTGAGCAAGTGGAGGGAACGGATGAGGCGGCGATCGTGAACCGCGTGACGCTGCGTGCGCTGAAAAAAGCAAAATACGCGACGGAGCCGATTTCACATTTCGGACTGGCGGCGGACCGGTATTGCCATTTTACCTCGCCGATTAGGCGCTATCCGGATTTGCAGATACACCGTATCATAAAGGCGGTTTTAGACGGGCGGATGGACGATGGTTATATCCGGCACCTGAATAAAATACTGCCGGAGGTGGCGGCGCAGACAAGCGCGCGGGAACGCAACGCGATCGAGGCGGAGCGCGCTGCAACCGACCTAAAAATGACGGAATATATGACGCGTTTTGTCGGGCAGGTATTTCCGGCGGTTGTGTCAGGGGTAACGCGGTTCGGCATCTTTGCGGAACTGGCGAATACGATCGAAGGGATGATCCCCCTCGGCAGTTTGAAAGATGATTATTACGTTTATTATGAAAAGGAGTACTGCGTGATCGGGCAGCACACCAAGAAGCGTATCACGCTGGGCGACAAGGTCATGATACGCGTGGTTTCGGCAGATGTAGCGGCATCAAAAATTGAATTTACGTTTGCATAA
- a CDS encoding transcriptional regulator encodes MKNRLEEIRKERGIKQEELAAALEVSRQTIGSLENGRYNPSITLAFKLARYFDMSIEDIFIGTVK; translated from the coding sequence GTGAAAAACCGTTTAGAAGAAATCCGGAAAGAACGGGGAATCAAGCAGGAAGAACTTGCCGCCGCACTGGAAGTGTCCCGGCAGACCATTGGCTCGTTGGAAAACGGACGATACAATCCTTCGATTACATTGGCATTTAAGCTTGCACGGTATTTTGATATGAGCATTGAAGATATTTTCATTGGCACTGTAAAGTAA
- a CDS encoding transposase: MLPQMTGRQRYRANALIKKLCANYDDGNCLILDEGEGCVCVQSISYSLLCRYFRNAVLPADPSLEAEILGTHPDRCVSCGAPIIKRGNRKKYCEKCAGIAYKRQQAEYARKKRAESKNRG; encoded by the coding sequence ATGCTCCCGCAAATGACGGGGCGGCAGAGATACCGAGCTAACGCCCTGATAAAGAAGCTGTGCGCTAATTATGATGACGGAAACTGCCTGATTCTTGATGAAGGGGAAGGCTGTGTCTGTGTGCAGAGCATATCCTATTCGCTTTTGTGCAGGTATTTCCGCAATGCGGTGCTTCCGGCAGATCCGTCACTTGAGGCGGAGATACTCGGAACACACCCTGACAGGTGCGTTTCCTGCGGCGCTCCCATTATCAAGCGTGGCAACAGGAAAAAGTATTGTGAGAAATGCGCCGGTATCGCATACAAAAGGCAGCAGGCAGAGTACGCAAGGAAAAAGCGTGCAGAATCGAAAAATAGAGGGTAA
- a CDS encoding ABC transporter ATP-binding protein, producing MNAIQIKNITKRYKDVTALDDVSFSFEFGKIYGFLGRNGAGKTTLINIIANRIFADQGEILIDGIPAKENMGVHEKIFCMSEADLYDRDLKVKEHFKWTNRFYSDFDLKKAFALSKKFNLDTNKRFKALSKGYQSIFKLIIALSLNVPYVIFDEPVLGLDANHRELFYSLLLKEFENNERTLIIATHLIEEVSNIIEEVVLIDKGKILVQETVEELLEKGYSISGVAQEVDRYCEGRNVIGYDELGGLKIAYILGEKSALPQGSNLQVTAMNLQKLFVKMTEKGGGEND from the coding sequence ATGAACGCCATTCAAATTAAGAATATAACAAAAAGATACAAAGATGTTACAGCGCTTGACGATGTTTCTTTCTCCTTTGAGTTCGGGAAAATATACGGATTTTTAGGAAGAAACGGCGCCGGAAAAACGACGCTCATCAATATTATTGCGAATCGCATTTTTGCGGATCAGGGCGAAATTCTGATTGACGGGATTCCCGCTAAAGAAAATATGGGGGTTCACGAAAAAATTTTTTGTATGAGTGAAGCCGATTTATATGATAGAGATTTGAAGGTTAAGGAACATTTCAAATGGACAAATCGCTTTTATAGTGACTTTGATTTGAAGAAAGCCTTTGCGCTTTCCAAAAAGTTTAACCTTGATACGAACAAAAGATTCAAGGCGTTATCAAAAGGGTATCAGTCCATTTTCAAGCTGATTATTGCGTTATCACTCAATGTTCCGTATGTGATCTTTGACGAGCCGGTATTAGGGCTTGACGCAAATCATAGGGAGTTGTTTTACAGCCTGCTTCTGAAAGAGTTTGAGAATAATGAGCGGACGCTTATTATTGCGACACACTTGATTGAGGAAGTTTCCAATATCATTGAAGAAGTTGTTTTGATTGATAAAGGAAAGATTCTTGTTCAGGAAACCGTTGAGGAACTGTTGGAGAAAGGATACAGCATTTCCGGAGTGGCTCAGGAGGTTGACCGTTATTGTGAAGGCAGAAATGTAATCGGATACGATGAATTGGGCGGCTTAAAAATTGCCTATATATTAGGAGAGAAATCGGCTTTGCCTCAAGGAAGCAATCTGCAAGTTACGGCGATGAATCTGCAAAAGTTGTTTGTCAAGATGACAGAGAAAGGTGGCGGCGAAAATGACTAA